ataatttaaataaaatgtttttcaaaattaactttacttaatttaatcttaacgtattctttattttagtgttttacttttaattaaattgatatagcttttaattaaattgattttataaggcattaactttatcttattttaattttaaaaaatatattagccTAACCCTGAGAATCTTTATTTAAGTTGATTAGCTGAACATTTCGACTTACTTTGAGTTATTTTAGACCTATGTGTTTGACAACTTCAAGAATAAGATTTTCAAatttagaatattaatattttaaacataaaataggAAAGGCtctaaagaagtaaatcaataCTATGAATAAATGCCGTAAGAGCCGACACAAGATGttcgtgtaaaaattaatttaatttaattgacaaaCAATTATTAGATGTTTCGATCCTCTGGTTTGGATCATCCTCACTGTAAGTTTATTAATCCACATGTTATGATAATCAGGCTTGTGTAGCGCAGATACAAAAATTGACAGCCAAAAATAGtgcaatacaattaatattttactcttaatatttttaactctttcaATAATTCTGTCTTAAACTTTGGCGCCTTTTGCAAGTAGGAACATGGCGGTAGGTCACATTATCACAACTCCACATAAAATGCTAGGTGCTGTCGCAAGCGTCCGTCGTCTGGATCAGGGGCTCCGAGCCTGTCCGAGCCAGTCTGGATACGTTTGAGCTGTGTTCGCGTTGTTCTCTCGCGTAGGTATAGAATAACCTTAGCtcaagcaaaagaaaaaaaaaacaacactCCGACACCAAGCCGAGCTTGAGCCTACGCGTATTGTTTCATCGGTAATTTTTCCTCGCTGTTTCGCGCGCACAAATATTGCCGGAATCTCGAACCAGACGCCAAGACGCCCGCCGTACGCGAGGTGCCTCACGAGATACGATTTCGAATTCGAATATTTTCGCAAATGCGTCTTCCATCGCTTCCCTCGCTTCTTCAGCTTTGACGCGCAAAGCGGTGCTCGATCTGGCGACGTGAGGATGTGTCTCGGGCTTAATTATCGTTCGCGAGTTCGCTAGCCTTATCACGCGGAGATAACCTCATTATTCCGTATTGATATTGCACATTCGGATGTATACACATGTTTTGATAGGTATAATCAGCGAATATTGAAACGAACTTGTataatttatcacatttttgTTACTGTCTTGGTAAGGACCGTTTAAACTCTAAATTCGAACTTGTGATATTAGTCTAGTAAAGTTTATATGAATTGTACCAAAACATttgggattaaaaaaaaaaccaattaagagaaaaaaatattgtgattgAGATTTTATGGATCTCGAAATGTGATGTGagcattgaaatttatattacgaATATCCCAGATACTTAAAtctgtcaaaataattttggagTGTCTGCTGCAATCTTATTGATAGCGTGCCAgcgaatatataataaaatctgttaaagtAATGATGACAGATTGCagaaactgaaataaaatttatcatcatAATTGAAATGATATAATTACCAAATTATAGATTCAATTCAGTTTTGGCTAACAAGCTGCTAGATTGGGGCAACAGATTTTGTCATTAAATCATGCAAACACAGTAAATTGCTCGATATCaatttgctgcaatattttgCTTGAATCTGACAAGTAGGATTGttagttaatttatatttagcttATTAAAGTGGAATAATTAATTGTGTAAGCATCCCCAAAGTCTTGAACAAATTGTGTTAACGCTTGATCAGATTGCTGTACGATTTTTATCAGCAATGAGCGAAGAAGCCAATGTAGATGAAACCAATGAATCCTATTTGAGCTATTGTGATATAAATGGCACGAGATATATTTACCAACTCACGCCGTCTCCGACGGACATTGTGAAAGACTCAGCAGCAATTGAAGAGCAAGACACAGTCGACACTGTAAAAGGAACAGAATTAAGCAATGGAGAAGAACCGATTTCGTTAGTGTGTTTAAATGGACAGGTATACGCGATTAGGAATGAAGCGATTGAAGGGTGGGATATTGATCAGCCTGCTGAACCTGACTATGAAAATGCACTCTTGATATCAAAGGACACAGAGAACAATGAAAACGGTTACATTACTAATGAAAGTATGGTAATTGAAAGTCCATATGAGCAACCTGAAGAGCAATACGAAAATGCGACAGAGGAAACGGGGAAGGAACTGGAAGACGACAACATCAACCTGGACGATCTCTTTGAAGTTGTGACTGCTTTCAAATGCAAGATGTGTCCCTACTTGTCTCAGGATAAGATGCAGTTATTAGGTCACATTCAAAAGCTACATTTAAACTCTACTGTGGACATCGAAGTAAGTAGCGATCCAAATCAACTGTagtttatacttttaattaaagtaactgTATTTTGCTTAGCAGAAGTTTACACGCaatacaatatgtaaaaattgctttacttttattattatatatagccAAAGGAAGAATCTAAAGTCGCGGATGAAGTAAGAATAGTTTATATGTGTACGGAGTGTTCCAACTGCTTCCACTCTTTTGAGGACTGTAGGGAACACGTGATTAACGTAATCATCTTAAAGTTGATTTCTTGAAAGGTAGGCTACTCTTATCTCCGGACAATATGACAGAATATATTTCTCTTAGGATCATCAGATGACGGACATTGCGAGTGATGAGGCTGGTAAAGAAAATTTGACAGGCCTGATGAATCCTGGCCCTATAACCGAACATGGGGATCAACATACTGAGAGCAGCGAAGAAAAGAGTTcagtaaaaatttcaaagacTTTAAATTCGGAATATATGCGTAATAGAAAGATGATAGAATCAGCAGAAAGAAATGTAAAGTATGTAATTTTccaaaaagtatgtaaaaagaaacttattcCTTTACTTGTCATGTTTAAACAATGTACAATCTTCTTAAAGGTGTTCTTATCAAAATTGCCCATACAAATTCGTTTCGGAAGAAATTATGCAGCAACATGTTCTTTGCCATATgaattctgaatctgagattgCAATGAAATTCAAATGCACAGTATGCCGAGACATGAAGTTTACGAAATGGCGCCAATGTAGCTTGCATTTATGGAAAAAGCACCAAATCGGTttgtagatataaaataaataaatcttttacgaATATTAATAATGCAGTTAAAGACcgttataattgataaaatttcattgaaaaaaattttttgagctTTGACTTTAGAATGAACTAGAATTAGACTCATATTAGACTTAGAATTTGACTCATATTTTTCctccatatttaaattttgaagtatCTATTGATGTAAacaaaagttagaaaaaaattgagccattttttagaaatcttaCAGACTGACGGATAAacactaaaattataaaatagcttACTGTGCTGCATTACTTAATAATGTAAGACCCTACGCATAATGAAAGAAGAATTCCTATTCctagatattaggaataagaaTTAGACTTTTAGAATTAGTTTCctcaataaacattttatagataaataataaattgtgtttcatataatatttatcttatatctCATTAATATCCATTGTGCATTacgttcaatatttattaagaaaattgattctaaacttttaattattctcaATATCTAATTCATTAACATTGTGTGCCTAAACGTtagaagaattatattttaatgaaattacttTTACACAGATATAGATTTGTTCACCTGCAAAATTTGTGAAGCCTACAAAAGCGCTACCGTAGTGAAACTCTTGACGCACATGAGGGTGCACAGCGATAGTCGTGACTTCAAATGCCCCGAGTGCggtaaatgttttaaacaagcTAGCCAATTACGTAATCATCGTATAATGCATTTAGATCGCAAAACGTTAGCGGAAGGAACTCGTTGGTACTCTTCTAAGAAATGTGACATGTGCGGCAAGACTTATGCGAACTCGAAATGCTTGAAGAATCACATTCAAGCCGTGCACTCCAAACTACGTCCATACGTTTGTAACGTTTGCGGTCATGCTAGCGCCAGAAAGGCGATGCTGCAAATGCATTTACGTCAGCATACTGGAGATAAGCCCTTCAGCTGCGAACTTTGCGACTACAAAACTGGAGATCACAATACCTTACGAAGGCATATTATGCAACACACGGGTAagtattatattcaaaattaaaattattatagaggaataatttgatttttttatcttaggATTTCGACCCTACAAGTGTCCACATTGCCCGTATACCGCGATACAGAGCAGCagttataaaaatcatttaaaagcGAAACATCCCTTACAATCTGGCTTATTTACATGTGATCTATGTCCTTTTAAAACGGTAAAAAATGAAAGTTATATCCAACACTTAGGAGACCATGAAAAGggtttaataaaatctaatgtGCAGAAAAAGGGTAATATATTAAGCTCTGTTGAACTATTCATGTTTAATTTAGtagatatctttatttaaatttcttcactACTTTACACGCAGATAACGAGAATGTTGAAGTTTTTCCCGGCAACATTGCGGCAGCGCAATTAGTTTATAGCTGTTTAGGTGCCTTTTCGAAAGATGGGGATACGTTGGAAGCTAATTTGATGTCTTCTTCAACGTCCGCTGACGGTACTTCTCAAACAATCACGATACAAATACCATCGAAACATCTTCAGGGTTCATTATCAAGAGACAGTTTCAACAAAAATGATTCTACCATTGAGCAAGAGGATGACGAAACGATGCattgctttttaaaaattcctaGAGAAGAGGAAGAAAGTATAGACACTGGTGGTATAACAATACCTGCAGAGCCTgaagaaagaaatattggaaCAATCGATATTGAAGAGACAAATATAACAGCTAGTGATATTGAAGACACGAACGTAACAAATATTGATGTTGATTCATGAAATTAcgcaacataaaataatatcgaaATGAAAATGTCCTCCAgtatgttcaagcatgatgacaCAATTGTACATAGTGAAACGAATAAAGAAAAGCTAGtcatatgttatttaataattattgtgctttttttcaataaaatgataaaactatcttaatggaaatttattgtgatattttttgGAGATGTACAACTGTTATggaaacaattttgtatttgaaTTCAGAAATATTGCTaaacttgatttaaaataaattgttaaagaattatataaatttgtctatCGTGATTTTTTTACGAGAAATTGCAATAACCCTCATTTTGAATtcttattaatcaaattacaaatttgcTCGTTATATACATTAATGCATGGATATGTAAATCATTTCAGATTATCTTCCtgctatttcaaaaattttattttaccatatttggtatttttttcagtttcgtTTTACGATAAACATTGCGAGATCGTCGACAATTATCCATcacaaacaaaaaacaaaacaaataattttcatcaCATCgtctcattatttaaaaattttgtaaaatcttaaaataaaattcttaatatattgTGAGAAGTACTCTCTcttagatatatttattaataattaaaattatatatgtatatatggaagaacatacataaaaaatgtgtaatagaATTTGGAagtagtaaaatataaattacattatcttTCCAAGTTTCACAGAGTAAAATAccttaatactttaattaaaaagaagtgTATCACGATTTTAGTTCTGATAAGCAAGTCAAAATAACTGAAAAATGCAAACTAAAATATCTTGTTTTctttcttcattaaaattacGTTCTGGCCAATTCACCAAAGTAAGCTGTACAAGCAGTAAACTTCCCATTGAacatattttgttgaatttcCACTTTATCATACCTATCAGCTAACATGATAATCtgtaattatattcatatataattaattatatgcaCATAGATCTTTTTATGTAtgcaaatattatgataaaatggtaattattaattattacaaacatttaattattcaaatactCACCTGCAGAGGGTCTGAATTTCTAGGAAGATAATAGGCCACATGTTGCGTGATTCTTCTTGCTGCTTTGAATACACTTCTTCCCCCAATGGGAGGTATAATACTTTCGAGATCAAATACTCTTCTCTTTATATAATCAGGACCGCCCCATGGCGGACTTAAAAACACAACATCAGCAACCAACTGTGGTGCCAATTGCAGGAAATCTCCAGTAATAAATTCTATCCTGTCATCCACACCATAAATTCCCGCATTGTGTCGAgcaatcttaattttattaggaTCGATGTCTATAGCGATTACTACAAAATACAATCAATAAGTGTTTTTGTCTGTGAACTTTTATATAACAGGAAGACATACCTCTTTCACATGTAAATGCAAACTGAATGGAATTGCTGCCTGCGCCACAAAATGCATCAATTATTGTGTCACATCTGCACCTTTCTGCTATATCCTTTGCTATTTCTTCTGGTGTTACAGAAAACCAACTCTCTATAAGAAATAGATCATCGTTTTacacatacaaaaaaaatcttgaattattttgagataaatatatgtacagcTGCAGTCCACTTAATGCTTCAAAGCAATACTTTAATTGAAACAACAAGAATTTGACTAATTGACCAATCAATGCTTTGAACCGTTGTAGTGTCAAGTGGATCATAGTCTATATATACATACCTCGATCCAATTTAATTCCATCTTCATATCTGCTGAAGAGGCCAAAccgtttaatataatatttccataGCCTATAGTCATTGGCTATCTCTTTCGGAAGGATTTTATTTAACCTTTTGAACtgcttctttctctttttcctctgCATTTTCTTTACACTATCTTCATCATCGGAACTTGACGTAAATGCAGCTTGTGCTTTTGTGTAGGAACCTTTATCATTAAATTGTACATCGGTTTCCGCCGAATCACAAGATAAATACTTTGTCTACAATCGAAAATGGCGTATTAAAATTCTGACACTCGAGAGAATATATCACTGAACCAGAAGAGGAGACACAGCCAACGTTTCTTTGCCATTCTCCTTCTGTTTTCCTACAGATAGTACAGTAGTAGTCTATACGACCCACGTGGAAACGATTCACGACATTAGACAATGGACGCGTTCAACAGACTCAATATATTGaggtattcttctagatcatccaatcaaacctttagatctagaagaatacaccaataacagcgagcgcTCATCCAGCCGTTGTCTGCTGAGCGTGCCAAATAGTTTTTTATAGCTACACTATGTGCACTTTCCACACTACAAAGGATTTTTTACAATGCTTTTTAGAACACATCGAGTATCCACTAAGCCTCGGTCTACAATAGATatattgaccaatcatagttgaatatgaggagaacAATCGATCAtggttggtcaatttcttacggtttaAGGCTTACAACATTAATTGTAGAGCGGAACTAAAGCAGGACATTTCTTAGGGACTCTTTCAGCTAATAACGAAATGATTACTTATTAAACTATTAGCCGTGTTATTTTCTTTCTGtcctgatatatatatatatatatatatatatatatatatatatatatatatatatatatatgcagtagtataattacaatatttaaaaataaacatcagAGCAAAAActgattttacatattaatataaattcaaatatatcaagtaaaaaatattaccttatTTGCATATCTGGTGATTGTTTCTGTATCATCAAGAGtagttttatatttagttttcaATCGTTTAAGTTCCGCCATCAAATGAAAACTTTGCCGTCTGATATTACGTTTCCGATAAACAACTTCGCCTTGTAATTTTCTTTGGCTTTCATTTTCAATTGAATTGGCATAACCCATTAATGAAAAGGCTTTTTTAACAGTTTCTAGACCATCTTCATTATCATTATAATCAGCCTCGTGactagataaaagaaaaaaaaaacaaatttcattCAAATTCCTTATTATACTtagaatttgtttaatttttattatgatatagCAGAAAGTAACTAATCATCTATAATTCATGATTCACACAAACAagcaataatattactattatcaaaattaaataagttattcttttttaactaaattaagttaaagttaatggcttatgatataaattttcattaaattttgcatgaataaaaaattaaaatttaatgctgtattaagattaaattaaatattaattttgaaaagaattatttatattaaattagaatgctgtaatttttaaaaattagattactttaaacaaaacaattacaatatagatcatcaaataaatttaatatttgtaaattaagtttatataaaataaagaaatattttttatatggaaatgtacttctccttttaaataaataatttttaacttaaagaaAACGTTAATAAGTtagtgtttttaaattaaaagctattaattttgtaactttattatttatatataactgtTAACTACTTATTATTTAATCCTAAATATTATTAGTCATTATAGCATTTACCTTTGTTTGTAAATTTCTTGAACCTCTTCGTGAAATTCATCTCCTCCATCAGAAAACTTCTGTTGATAACTATCATTAAAATTGCTACTGGAAGCCGTTGTTTCCATTTTAGTTTCGGTAACTATTGAATCTTGAGCATGAGTTTGCTGCAGTTCTTCGCgcatttcttcttcttcaacAACATCAGTCGGTTTATTTTCTTCTACTCTTATTGTTAAATTCTTCATAAGGATACCCACTGAATCCATAATTAGCCTCTTTGTCCTCAACTTGGATTTTGAATTCGATGTATTGCCTCTTTTCGAGTTTTTATTTCCAGAATTTGCTTTGCTTAGTATAGTCGAGTCAATTTGTACAGTATCTGTGCTCTCCTTTCTTCGATCTTTACGGGCATGAGTCTCTAAAATCTCTTCGCCACTTTTATCCTTTTGACAGTGCAGTGTCATATCTTCGTCTTGTTGTAGTACAATCGAATCGCCACGTGGTTCATTTAacgtgttaaaatataattgattataatCTATATTGTGctcctttttataattttctataaataattcataatgtTTTTGATACTGTGTCTTAAAATTCTCCTTCCATAGATGCTGCCAATAT
The window above is part of the Solenopsis invicta isolate M01_SB chromosome 8, UNIL_Sinv_3.0, whole genome shotgun sequence genome. Proteins encoded here:
- the LOC105196890 gene encoding trimethylguanosine synthase isoform X2; this translates as MCDNFWEPLAEIYIADREASDPDDYIYCLCSRIFIRNPEVYTALASEDASEGEGADGDYVGEMLDLCKGSGIETQSIEKHDEEPVSCYCSASHTDNNYSTDEHDSVRDSAHWPTAHSLTQKLGLHQSDSGADLSEYHDQHEAKSIQNLVASYGKTFQTIETEVENNSENVDMIEYKPESGDKESMIQNLSDGTTVLDAEGHKDLIAQYNYNSYAYPYSADYGSNKSEMEIAWDKYWAKYGEQLIWAAWIEKYADYINPDYFQNNIRTTEDEKLQDAEINEVAIERYFEQNTCFPSQAHKNCELLRSNFAGIFNKSYSSDSELKPAAISSSNTSFSFEQTSRQEVNDKDADENRKKILNFEISPENGDGWNPLSPLSIEENYNHQSNAEDERLLMRCDSVNGSVTKTNATSDSMTNVTKMTLTSSSCDSNSVHSSSLVTSATSSIESSITSSSDQENEFSVEDNDRYWQHLWKENFKTQYQKHYELFIENYKKEHNIDYNQLYFNTLNEPRGDSIVLQQDEDMTLHCQKDKSGEEILETHARKDRRKESTDTVQIDSTILSKANSGNKNSKRGNTSNSKSKLRTKRLIMDSVGILMKNLTIRVEENKPTDVVEEEEMREELQQTHAQDSIVTETKMETTASSSNFNDSYQQKFSDGGDEFHEEVQEIYKQSHEADYNDNEDGLETVKKAFSLMGYANSIENESQRKLQGEVVYRKRNIRRQSFHLMAELKRLKTKYKTTLDDTETITRYANKTKYLSCDSAETDVQFNDKGSYTKAQAAFTSSSDDEDSVKKMQRKKRKKQFKRYEDGIKLDRESWFSVTPEEIAKDIAERCRCDTIIDAFCGAGSNSIQFAFTCERVIAIDIDPNKIKIARHNAGIYGVDDRIEFITGDFLQLAPQLVADVVFLSPPWGGPDYIKRRVFDLESIIPPIGGRSVFKAARRITQHVAYYLPRNSDPLQIIMLADRYDKVEIQQNMFNGKFTACTAYFGELART
- the LOC105196890 gene encoding trimethylguanosine synthase isoform X1, translated to MCDNFWEPLAEIYIADREASDPDDYIYCLCSRIFIRNPEVYTALASEDASEGEGADGDYVGEMLDLCKGSGIETQSIEKHDEEPVSCYCSASHTDNNYSTDEHDSVRDSAHWPTAHSLTQKLGLHQSDSGADLSEYHDQHEAKSIQNLVASYGKTFQTIETEVENNSENVDMIEYKPESGDKESMIQNLSDGTTVLDAEGHKDLIAQYNYNSYAYPYSADYGSNKSEMEIAWDKYWAKYGEQLIWAAWIEKYADYINPDYFQNNIRTTEDEKLQDAEINEVAIERYFEQNTCFPSQAHKNCELLRSNFAGIFNKSYSSDSELKPAAISSSNTSFSFEQTSRQEVNDKDADENRKKILNFEISPENGDGWNPLSPLSIEENYNHQSNAEDERLLMRCDSVNGSVTKTNATSDSMTNVTKMTLTSSSCDSNSVHSSSLVTSATSSIESSITSSSDQENEFSVEDNDRYWQHLWKENFKTQYQKHYELFIENYKKEHNIDYNQLYFNTLNEPRGDSIVLQQDEDMTLHCQKDKSGEEILETHARKDRRKESTDTVQIDSTILSKANSGNKNSKRGNTSNSKSKLRTKRLIMDSVGILMKNLTIRVEENKPTDVVEEEEMREELQQTHAQDSIVTETKMETTASSSNFNDSYQQKFSDGGDEFHEEVQEIYKQSHEADYNDNEDGLETVKKAFSLMGYANSIENESQRKLQGEVVYRKRNIRRQSFHLMAELKRLKTKYKTTLDDTETITRYANKTKYLSCDSAETDVQFNDKGSYTKAQAAFTSSSDDEDSVKKMQRKKRKKQFKRLNKILPKEIANDYRLWKYYIKRFGLFSRYEDGIKLDRESWFSVTPEEIAKDIAERCRCDTIIDAFCGAGSNSIQFAFTCERVIAIDIDPNKIKIARHNAGIYGVDDRIEFITGDFLQLAPQLVADVVFLSPPWGGPDYIKRRVFDLESIIPPIGGRSVFKAARRITQHVAYYLPRNSDPLQIIMLADRYDKVEIQQNMFNGKFTACTAYFGELART
- the LOC105196850 gene encoding zinc finger protein 569 isoform X1 gives rise to the protein MYTHVLIAMSEEANVDETNESYLSYCDINGTRYIYQLTPSPTDIVKDSAAIEEQDTVDTVKGTELSNGEEPISLVCLNGQVYAIRNEAIEGWDIDQPAEPDYENALLISKDTENNENGYITNESMVIESPYEQPEEQYENATEETGKELEDDNINLDDLFEVVTAFKCKMCPYLSQDKMQLLGHIQKLHLNSTVDIEPKEESKVADEVRIVYMCTECSNCFHSFEDCREHVINDHQMTDIASDEAGKENLTGLMNPGPITEHGDQHTESSEEKSSVKISKTLNSEYMRNRKMIESAERNVKCSYQNCPYKFVSEEIMQQHVLCHMNSESEIAMKFKCTVCRDMKFTKWRQCSLHLWKKHQIDIDLFTCKICEAYKSATVVKLLTHMRVHSDSRDFKCPECGKCFKQASQLRNHRIMHLDRKTLAEGTRWYSSKKCDMCGKTYANSKCLKNHIQAVHSKLRPYVCNVCGHASARKAMLQMHLRQHTGDKPFSCELCDYKTGDHNTLRRHIMQHTGFRPYKCPHCPYTAIQSSSYKNHLKAKHPLQSGLFTCDLCPFKTVKNESYIQHLGDHEKGLIKSNVQKKDNENVEVFPGNIAAAQLVYSCLGAFSKDGDTLEANLMSSSTSADGTSQTITIQIPSKHLQGSLSRDSFNKNDSTIEQEDDETMHCFLKIPREEEESIDTGGITIPAEPEERNIGTIDIEETNITASDIEDTNVTNIDVDS
- the LOC105196850 gene encoding zinc finger protein 569 isoform X2, encoding MSEEANVDETNESYLSYCDINGTRYIYQLTPSPTDIVKDSAAIEEQDTVDTVKGTELSNGEEPISLVCLNGQVYAIRNEAIEGWDIDQPAEPDYENALLISKDTENNENGYITNESMVIESPYEQPEEQYENATEETGKELEDDNINLDDLFEVVTAFKCKMCPYLSQDKMQLLGHIQKLHLNSTVDIEPKEESKVADEVRIVYMCTECSNCFHSFEDCREHVINDHQMTDIASDEAGKENLTGLMNPGPITEHGDQHTESSEEKSSVKISKTLNSEYMRNRKMIESAERNVKCSYQNCPYKFVSEEIMQQHVLCHMNSESEIAMKFKCTVCRDMKFTKWRQCSLHLWKKHQIDIDLFTCKICEAYKSATVVKLLTHMRVHSDSRDFKCPECGKCFKQASQLRNHRIMHLDRKTLAEGTRWYSSKKCDMCGKTYANSKCLKNHIQAVHSKLRPYVCNVCGHASARKAMLQMHLRQHTGDKPFSCELCDYKTGDHNTLRRHIMQHTGFRPYKCPHCPYTAIQSSSYKNHLKAKHPLQSGLFTCDLCPFKTVKNESYIQHLGDHEKGLIKSNVQKKDNENVEVFPGNIAAAQLVYSCLGAFSKDGDTLEANLMSSSTSADGTSQTITIQIPSKHLQGSLSRDSFNKNDSTIEQEDDETMHCFLKIPREEEESIDTGGITIPAEPEERNIGTIDIEETNITASDIEDTNVTNIDVDS
- the LOC105196850 gene encoding PR domain zinc finger protein 5 isoform X3, with amino-acid sequence MYTHVLIAMSEEANVDETNESYLSYCDINGTRYIYQLTPSPTDIVKDSAAIEEQDTVDTVKGTELSNGEEPISLVCLNGQVYAIRNEAIEGWDIDQPAEPDYENALLISKDTENNENGYITNESMVIESPYEQPEEQYENATEETGKELEDDNINLDDLFEVVTAFKCKMCPYLSQDKMQLLGHIQKLHLNSTVDIEDHQMTDIASDEAGKENLTGLMNPGPITEHGDQHTESSEEKSSVKISKTLNSEYMRNRKMIESAERNVKCSYQNCPYKFVSEEIMQQHVLCHMNSESEIAMKFKCTVCRDMKFTKWRQCSLHLWKKHQIDIDLFTCKICEAYKSATVVKLLTHMRVHSDSRDFKCPECGKCFKQASQLRNHRIMHLDRKTLAEGTRWYSSKKCDMCGKTYANSKCLKNHIQAVHSKLRPYVCNVCGHASARKAMLQMHLRQHTGDKPFSCELCDYKTGDHNTLRRHIMQHTGFRPYKCPHCPYTAIQSSSYKNHLKAKHPLQSGLFTCDLCPFKTVKNESYIQHLGDHEKGLIKSNVQKKDNENVEVFPGNIAAAQLVYSCLGAFSKDGDTLEANLMSSSTSADGTSQTITIQIPSKHLQGSLSRDSFNKNDSTIEQEDDETMHCFLKIPREEEESIDTGGITIPAEPEERNIGTIDIEETNITASDIEDTNVTNIDVDS